From a region of the Heliangelus exortis chromosome 19, bHelExo1.hap1, whole genome shotgun sequence genome:
- the DDX51 gene encoding ATP-dependent RNA helicase DDX51 isoform X3, whose protein sequence is MALFCIQRYGGEEQQEEGAEAEERARVLLERLRQQAKARQLRKQQEEGEGLPSSEHQAGEGKRKRESEEQSCAQGQKKPKKKQQSRSPSEESSDTEQAADGSSPSKKKNRRKSQGQEKRTEEDSEEDIKENRSNLNKSSKRKRRDVETEGAEPQPKENTERAEDESRKEELTLTASEEEPKPPPSSFMVLGDYDIKPVQKVQPFLPQWLAQPKLLQKRIKDNLIPIGDVPGIHPRLLKKLQMNGIESFFPVQAEVIPAILQSASHGYLVGQGGHRPRDICVSAPTGSGKTLSFVIPIVQVSKVFNIYTDGTGLKVVLITGQKSFAKEQEMLVQKRVTGYSSLADIVVATPGRLKDHISQTPGFSLAQLRFLIVDEADRMIDDMHQNCLNQIVKAAFQTENESGSKMLFQRTRPGPLTAASSCYPQIPLQKLLFSATLTQDPEKLQQLDLFQPRLFTSVYSEKKTLGDGTETEQDTNKKYTLPEGLSQCYVPCDLNSKPLLLLHFMLTKKFTRVLCFTNSREASHRLFLLVKAFGGVTVAEFSSRLPPNERQRTMKEFEQGKIQLLISTDATARGIDVRGVNYVINYDAPQFIRTYIHRVGRTARAGKVGVAFSLVLRIQERRFLRMLKDAGIQDIKKQPVKGNSLKPLVQQYEEALCKLEKTVKNERAQKRA, encoded by the exons ATGGCGCTGTTCTGCATCCAGAG GTACGGcggggaggagcagcaggaggagggggcagaAGCGGAGGAGCGGGCTCGGGTTCTGCTGGAGAGGCTGCGCCAGCAGGCCAAAGCCCGGcagctgaggaagcagcaggaggaaggagaagggctCCCCAGCTCCGAGcaccaagctggggaagggaaaagaaaaagggagagtgAGGAGCAGTCCTGTGCGCAAGGGCAGAAGAAGCCGAAAAAGAAGCAACAGTCTCGCAGCCCTTCTGAAGAGAGCTCGGAtactgagcaggcagcagatggCAGCAGTCCCTCGAAGAAGAAAAATAGACGAAAATCCCAGGGGCAGGAAAAGAGGACTGAAGAAG ATTCTGAAGAAGAcatcaaagaaaacagaagcaacCTTAATAAGTCttcaaaaaggaagaggagggatgTGGAAACTGAGGGAGCTGAACCACAGCCCAAGGAGAACACTGAAAGAGCTgaagatgaaagcagaaaagaggagCTGACCTTGACAGCCTCAGAGGAAGAGCCCAAACCTCCACCCTCCAGTTTTATGGTTCTTGGAGACTATGACATAAAGCCAGTGCAGAAG GTTCAGCCCTTCTTACCACAGTGGCTTGCTCAACCCAAACTGCTGCAAAAACGTATCAAAGACAATCTGATTCCCATTGGAGATGTCCCAGGGATTCATCCCCGGCTGCTGAAAAAGCTTCAAATGAATGGGATTGAGTCCTTTTTCCCAG ttcagGCAGAGGTGATCCCTGCTATCCTGCAGAGTGCATCCCATGGGTATTTGGTGGGGCAGGGAGGACACCGCCCCAGGGACATCTGTGTCTCAGCACCCACAGGCAGTGGTAAAACCCTCTCCTTTGTCATCCCAATAGTACAG GTGAGTAAAGTGTTCAACATTTACACTGATGGGACAGGTCTGAAGGTTGTTTTGATTACTGGCCAGAAATCTTTTGCAAAGGAACAGGAGATGCTCGTCCAGAAAAG AGTGACAGGCTACAGCAGCCTGGCTGATATTGTTGTGGCTACACCAGGGCGGCTCAAGGACCACATCAGCCAGACCCCGGGGTTCAGCCTGGCACAGCTTCGCTTCCTG ATTGTAGATGAAGCTGACCGTATGATTGATGACATGCACCAGAACTGTCTGAACCAGATTGTCAAAGCTGCATTCCAAACAGAAAATGAGTCTGGctccaaaatgctttttcaaagGACAAGACCAGGACCTCTAACAGCAGCCAG cTCCTGCTACCCTCAGATACCCTTACAGAAACTGCTGTTTTCAGCCACACTGACCCAGGACCCagagaaactgcagcagctggacTTATTCCAGCCTCGCCTCTTCACATCTGtctattctgagaaaaaaactctTGGAGATGGAACAGAGACTGAACAGGATACTAATAAGAAATACACACTCCCTGAGGGGCTATCG CAATGTTACGTGCCTTGTGACCTCAATTCCAAgcctctgctgctcttgcatTTCATGCTGACAAAGAAATTTACCCGTGTCTTGTGCTTTACCAACTCCAGGGAAGCTTCTCACAG ATTGTTCCTGCTGGTTAAAGCTTTTGGTGGAGTCACTGttgctgaattttcttctcGGTTACCTCCAAATGAGAGACAGAGAACCATGAAGGAATTTGAACAAGGAAAAATACAACT GTTAATCAGCACAGATGCCACTGCACGAGGGATTGATGTTAGAGGAGTGAATTATGTCATAAACTATGATGCACCCCAGTTCATCAGGACATACATCCACAG agtTGGAAGAACAGCTCGTGCAGGAAAAGTGGGTGTTGCTTTCAGCTTGGTCCTTAGAATCCAG GAGCGTAGGTTTCTGCGGATGTTGAAGGATGCTGGCATCCAGGACATAAAGAAGCAGCCAGTGAAGGGCAACTCATTAAAGCCTTTGGTGCAGCAATATGAGGAAGCTCTCTGCAAGCTTGAGAAGACAGTCAAG AACGAGCGAGCACAGAAACGAGCCTGA
- the DDX51 gene encoding ATP-dependent RNA helicase DDX51 isoform X1: MALFCIQRYGGEEQQEEGAEAEERARVLLERLRQQAKARQLRKQQEEGEGLPSSEHQAGEGKRKRESEEQSCAQGQKKPKKKQQSRSPSEESSDTEQAADGSSPSKKKNRRKSQGQEKRTEEDSEEDIKENRSNLNKSSKRKRRDVETEGAEPQPKENTERAEDESRKEELTLTASEEEPKPPPSSFMVLGDYDIKPVQKVQPFLPQWLAQPKLLQKRIKDNLIPIGDVPGIHPRLLKKLQMNGIESFFPVQAEVIPAILQSASHGYLVGQGGHRPRDICVSAPTGSGKTLSFVIPIVQVLLDRVVCQVRALVVLPTKELAQQVSKVFNIYTDGTGLKVVLITGQKSFAKEQEMLVQKRVTGYSSLADIVVATPGRLKDHISQTPGFSLAQLRFLIVDEADRMIDDMHQNCLNQIVKAAFQTENESGSKMLFQRTRPGPLTAASSCYPQIPLQKLLFSATLTQDPEKLQQLDLFQPRLFTSVYSEKKTLGDGTETEQDTNKKYTLPEGLSQCYVPCDLNSKPLLLLHFMLTKKFTRVLCFTNSREASHRLFLLVKAFGGVTVAEFSSRLPPNERQRTMKEFEQGKIQLLISTDATARGIDVRGVNYVINYDAPQFIRTYIHRVGRTARAGKVGVAFSLVLRIQERRFLRMLKDAGIQDIKKQPVKGNSLKPLVQQYEEALCKLEKTVKNERAQKRA, from the exons ATGGCGCTGTTCTGCATCCAGAG GTACGGcggggaggagcagcaggaggagggggcagaAGCGGAGGAGCGGGCTCGGGTTCTGCTGGAGAGGCTGCGCCAGCAGGCCAAAGCCCGGcagctgaggaagcagcaggaggaaggagaagggctCCCCAGCTCCGAGcaccaagctggggaagggaaaagaaaaagggagagtgAGGAGCAGTCCTGTGCGCAAGGGCAGAAGAAGCCGAAAAAGAAGCAACAGTCTCGCAGCCCTTCTGAAGAGAGCTCGGAtactgagcaggcagcagatggCAGCAGTCCCTCGAAGAAGAAAAATAGACGAAAATCCCAGGGGCAGGAAAAGAGGACTGAAGAAG ATTCTGAAGAAGAcatcaaagaaaacagaagcaacCTTAATAAGTCttcaaaaaggaagaggagggatgTGGAAACTGAGGGAGCTGAACCACAGCCCAAGGAGAACACTGAAAGAGCTgaagatgaaagcagaaaagaggagCTGACCTTGACAGCCTCAGAGGAAGAGCCCAAACCTCCACCCTCCAGTTTTATGGTTCTTGGAGACTATGACATAAAGCCAGTGCAGAAG GTTCAGCCCTTCTTACCACAGTGGCTTGCTCAACCCAAACTGCTGCAAAAACGTATCAAAGACAATCTGATTCCCATTGGAGATGTCCCAGGGATTCATCCCCGGCTGCTGAAAAAGCTTCAAATGAATGGGATTGAGTCCTTTTTCCCAG ttcagGCAGAGGTGATCCCTGCTATCCTGCAGAGTGCATCCCATGGGTATTTGGTGGGGCAGGGAGGACACCGCCCCAGGGACATCTGTGTCTCAGCACCCACAGGCAGTGGTAAAACCCTCTCCTTTGTCATCCCAATAGTACAG GTTTTGCTGGATCGAGTGGTTTGTCAGGTACGAGCTCTGGTTGTTCTGCCCACCAAAGAACTGGCACAACAG GTGAGTAAAGTGTTCAACATTTACACTGATGGGACAGGTCTGAAGGTTGTTTTGATTACTGGCCAGAAATCTTTTGCAAAGGAACAGGAGATGCTCGTCCAGAAAAG AGTGACAGGCTACAGCAGCCTGGCTGATATTGTTGTGGCTACACCAGGGCGGCTCAAGGACCACATCAGCCAGACCCCGGGGTTCAGCCTGGCACAGCTTCGCTTCCTG ATTGTAGATGAAGCTGACCGTATGATTGATGACATGCACCAGAACTGTCTGAACCAGATTGTCAAAGCTGCATTCCAAACAGAAAATGAGTCTGGctccaaaatgctttttcaaagGACAAGACCAGGACCTCTAACAGCAGCCAG cTCCTGCTACCCTCAGATACCCTTACAGAAACTGCTGTTTTCAGCCACACTGACCCAGGACCCagagaaactgcagcagctggacTTATTCCAGCCTCGCCTCTTCACATCTGtctattctgagaaaaaaactctTGGAGATGGAACAGAGACTGAACAGGATACTAATAAGAAATACACACTCCCTGAGGGGCTATCG CAATGTTACGTGCCTTGTGACCTCAATTCCAAgcctctgctgctcttgcatTTCATGCTGACAAAGAAATTTACCCGTGTCTTGTGCTTTACCAACTCCAGGGAAGCTTCTCACAG ATTGTTCCTGCTGGTTAAAGCTTTTGGTGGAGTCACTGttgctgaattttcttctcGGTTACCTCCAAATGAGAGACAGAGAACCATGAAGGAATTTGAACAAGGAAAAATACAACT GTTAATCAGCACAGATGCCACTGCACGAGGGATTGATGTTAGAGGAGTGAATTATGTCATAAACTATGATGCACCCCAGTTCATCAGGACATACATCCACAG agtTGGAAGAACAGCTCGTGCAGGAAAAGTGGGTGTTGCTTTCAGCTTGGTCCTTAGAATCCAG GAGCGTAGGTTTCTGCGGATGTTGAAGGATGCTGGCATCCAGGACATAAAGAAGCAGCCAGTGAAGGGCAACTCATTAAAGCCTTTGGTGCAGCAATATGAGGAAGCTCTCTGCAAGCTTGAGAAGACAGTCAAG AACGAGCGAGCACAGAAACGAGCCTGA
- the GSTT4 gene encoding glutathione S-transferase theta-4: MGLELYLDLVSQPCRAVYIFARSNNIPFEFKKVELMKEQHRTEEFQKVNSLMKVPALKDGSFTLSESIAILLYLARKFKTPDHWYPSDLEKRARVDEYLSWQHINIRGKASKLFVSKALVPVLTGQPLSPEKLEGITEELNIVLKQFEEVFLQDKLFIAGSEISLADLVALVDLMQPVSAGYNLFEERPKLAQWRRRVEEAVGKQLFQEAHEDNLNIKSLTPDKIAPDILERFKHMVLKHVGP, translated from the exons atggggctggagcTGTACCTGGACCTGGTCTCGCAGCCCTGCCGGGCGGTCTACATCTTTGCCCGCAGCAACAACATCCCCTTCGAGTTCAAGAAGGTGGAGCTGATGAAGG agcagcacaggacaGAGGAGTTCCAGAAGGTGAACAGCCTGATGAAGGTGCCAGCACTCAAGGATGGTTCTTTCACCTTATCAGAGAG CATTGCAATCCTCCTGTACCTGGCACGGAAATTCAAGACTCCTGATCACTGGTACCCATCTGACCTGGAGAAAAGGGCAAGAGTTGATGAGTACCTGTCATGGCAGCACATCAACATTCGTGGGAAGGCGAGCAAGCTGTTCGTATCTAAG gCACTGGTGCCTGTCCTCACAGGCCAACCACTTTCTCCAGAGAAACTGGAAGGTATTACTGAAGAGCTGAACATTGTCCTGAAGCAGTTTGAGGAGGTGTTTTTGCAGGACAAGCTCTTCATCGCAGGCAGTGAGATCTCCCTGGCAGACCTTGTAGCACTGGTGGATCTCATGCAG CCTGTGAGTGCTGGCTACAACCTCTTTGAGGAGAGGCCGAAGCTGGCGCAGTGGCGCAGGCGAGTGGAGGAAGCGGTGGGGAAGCAGCTCTTCCAGGAAGCCCATGAAGACAACTTGAACATCAAGAGTCTGACTCCTGATAAGATTGCACCTGACATCCTGGAGCGTTTCAAGCACATGGTCCTAAAGCATGTAGGACCATGA
- the DDX51 gene encoding ATP-dependent RNA helicase DDX51 isoform X4, translating into MALFCIQRYGGEEQQEEGAEAEERARVLLERLRQQAKARQLRKQQEEGEGLPSSEHQAGEGKRKRESEEQSCAQGQKKPKKKQQSRSPSEESSDTEQAADGSSPSKKKNRRKSQGQEKRTEEDSEEDIKENRSNLNKSSKRKRRDVETEGAEPQPKENTERAEDESRKEELTLTASEEEPKPPPSSFMVLGDYDIKPVQKVQPFLPQWLAQPKLLQKRIKDNLIPIGDVPGIHPRLLKKLQMNGIESFFPVQAEVIPAILQSASHGYLVGQGGHRPRDICVSAPTGSGKTLSFVIPIVQVLLDRVVCQVRALVVLPTKELAQQVSKVFNIYTDGTGLKVVLITGQKSFAKEQEMLVQKRVTGYSSLADIVVATPGRLKDHISQTPGFSLAQLRFLIVDEADRMIDDMHQNCLNQIVKAAFQTENESGSKMLFQRTRPGPLTAASSCYPQIPLQKLLFSATLTQDPEKLQQLDLFQPRLFTSVYSEKKTLGDGTETEQDTNKKYTLPEGLSQCYVPCDLNSKPLLLLHFMLTKKFTRVLCFTNSREASHRLFLLVKAFGGVTVAEFSSRLPPNERQRTMKEFEQGKIQLFVTSVCGGSCPD; encoded by the exons ATGGCGCTGTTCTGCATCCAGAG GTACGGcggggaggagcagcaggaggagggggcagaAGCGGAGGAGCGGGCTCGGGTTCTGCTGGAGAGGCTGCGCCAGCAGGCCAAAGCCCGGcagctgaggaagcagcaggaggaaggagaagggctCCCCAGCTCCGAGcaccaagctggggaagggaaaagaaaaagggagagtgAGGAGCAGTCCTGTGCGCAAGGGCAGAAGAAGCCGAAAAAGAAGCAACAGTCTCGCAGCCCTTCTGAAGAGAGCTCGGAtactgagcaggcagcagatggCAGCAGTCCCTCGAAGAAGAAAAATAGACGAAAATCCCAGGGGCAGGAAAAGAGGACTGAAGAAG ATTCTGAAGAAGAcatcaaagaaaacagaagcaacCTTAATAAGTCttcaaaaaggaagaggagggatgTGGAAACTGAGGGAGCTGAACCACAGCCCAAGGAGAACACTGAAAGAGCTgaagatgaaagcagaaaagaggagCTGACCTTGACAGCCTCAGAGGAAGAGCCCAAACCTCCACCCTCCAGTTTTATGGTTCTTGGAGACTATGACATAAAGCCAGTGCAGAAG GTTCAGCCCTTCTTACCACAGTGGCTTGCTCAACCCAAACTGCTGCAAAAACGTATCAAAGACAATCTGATTCCCATTGGAGATGTCCCAGGGATTCATCCCCGGCTGCTGAAAAAGCTTCAAATGAATGGGATTGAGTCCTTTTTCCCAG ttcagGCAGAGGTGATCCCTGCTATCCTGCAGAGTGCATCCCATGGGTATTTGGTGGGGCAGGGAGGACACCGCCCCAGGGACATCTGTGTCTCAGCACCCACAGGCAGTGGTAAAACCCTCTCCTTTGTCATCCCAATAGTACAG GTTTTGCTGGATCGAGTGGTTTGTCAGGTACGAGCTCTGGTTGTTCTGCCCACCAAAGAACTGGCACAACAG GTGAGTAAAGTGTTCAACATTTACACTGATGGGACAGGTCTGAAGGTTGTTTTGATTACTGGCCAGAAATCTTTTGCAAAGGAACAGGAGATGCTCGTCCAGAAAAG AGTGACAGGCTACAGCAGCCTGGCTGATATTGTTGTGGCTACACCAGGGCGGCTCAAGGACCACATCAGCCAGACCCCGGGGTTCAGCCTGGCACAGCTTCGCTTCCTG ATTGTAGATGAAGCTGACCGTATGATTGATGACATGCACCAGAACTGTCTGAACCAGATTGTCAAAGCTGCATTCCAAACAGAAAATGAGTCTGGctccaaaatgctttttcaaagGACAAGACCAGGACCTCTAACAGCAGCCAG cTCCTGCTACCCTCAGATACCCTTACAGAAACTGCTGTTTTCAGCCACACTGACCCAGGACCCagagaaactgcagcagctggacTTATTCCAGCCTCGCCTCTTCACATCTGtctattctgagaaaaaaactctTGGAGATGGAACAGAGACTGAACAGGATACTAATAAGAAATACACACTCCCTGAGGGGCTATCG CAATGTTACGTGCCTTGTGACCTCAATTCCAAgcctctgctgctcttgcatTTCATGCTGACAAAGAAATTTACCCGTGTCTTGTGCTTTACCAACTCCAGGGAAGCTTCTCACAG ATTGTTCCTGCTGGTTAAAGCTTTTGGTGGAGTCACTGttgctgaattttcttctcGGTTACCTCCAAATGAGAGACAGAGAACCATGAAGGAATTTGAACAAGGAAAAATACAACT GTTTGTAACTTCAGTGTGTGGTGGGAGCTGCCCTGATTAA
- the DDX51 gene encoding ATP-dependent RNA helicase DDX51 isoform X2, with product MALFCIQRYGGEEQQEEGAEAEERARVLLERLRQQAKARQLRKQQEEGEGLPSSEHQAGEGKRKRESEEQSCAQGQKKPKKKQQSRSPSEESSDTEQAADGSSPSKKKNRRKSQGQEKRTEEDSEEDIKENRSNLNKSSKRKRRDVETEGAEPQPKENTERAEDESRKEELTLTASEEEPKPPPSSFMVLGDYDIKPVQKVQPFLPQWLAQPKLLQKRIKDNLIPIGDVPGIHPRLLKKLQMNGIESFFPVQAEVIPAILQSASHGYLVGQGGHRPRDICVSAPTGSGKTLSFVIPIVQVLLDRVVCQVRALVVLPTKELAQQVSKVFNIYTDGTGLKVVLITGQKSFAKEQEMLVQKSSLADIVVATPGRLKDHISQTPGFSLAQLRFLIVDEADRMIDDMHQNCLNQIVKAAFQTENESGSKMLFQRTRPGPLTAASSCYPQIPLQKLLFSATLTQDPEKLQQLDLFQPRLFTSVYSEKKTLGDGTETEQDTNKKYTLPEGLSQCYVPCDLNSKPLLLLHFMLTKKFTRVLCFTNSREASHRLFLLVKAFGGVTVAEFSSRLPPNERQRTMKEFEQGKIQLLISTDATARGIDVRGVNYVINYDAPQFIRTYIHRVGRTARAGKVGVAFSLVLRIQERRFLRMLKDAGIQDIKKQPVKGNSLKPLVQQYEEALCKLEKTVKNERAQKRA from the exons ATGGCGCTGTTCTGCATCCAGAG GTACGGcggggaggagcagcaggaggagggggcagaAGCGGAGGAGCGGGCTCGGGTTCTGCTGGAGAGGCTGCGCCAGCAGGCCAAAGCCCGGcagctgaggaagcagcaggaggaaggagaagggctCCCCAGCTCCGAGcaccaagctggggaagggaaaagaaaaagggagagtgAGGAGCAGTCCTGTGCGCAAGGGCAGAAGAAGCCGAAAAAGAAGCAACAGTCTCGCAGCCCTTCTGAAGAGAGCTCGGAtactgagcaggcagcagatggCAGCAGTCCCTCGAAGAAGAAAAATAGACGAAAATCCCAGGGGCAGGAAAAGAGGACTGAAGAAG ATTCTGAAGAAGAcatcaaagaaaacagaagcaacCTTAATAAGTCttcaaaaaggaagaggagggatgTGGAAACTGAGGGAGCTGAACCACAGCCCAAGGAGAACACTGAAAGAGCTgaagatgaaagcagaaaagaggagCTGACCTTGACAGCCTCAGAGGAAGAGCCCAAACCTCCACCCTCCAGTTTTATGGTTCTTGGAGACTATGACATAAAGCCAGTGCAGAAG GTTCAGCCCTTCTTACCACAGTGGCTTGCTCAACCCAAACTGCTGCAAAAACGTATCAAAGACAATCTGATTCCCATTGGAGATGTCCCAGGGATTCATCCCCGGCTGCTGAAAAAGCTTCAAATGAATGGGATTGAGTCCTTTTTCCCAG ttcagGCAGAGGTGATCCCTGCTATCCTGCAGAGTGCATCCCATGGGTATTTGGTGGGGCAGGGAGGACACCGCCCCAGGGACATCTGTGTCTCAGCACCCACAGGCAGTGGTAAAACCCTCTCCTTTGTCATCCCAATAGTACAG GTTTTGCTGGATCGAGTGGTTTGTCAGGTACGAGCTCTGGTTGTTCTGCCCACCAAAGAACTGGCACAACAG GTGAGTAAAGTGTTCAACATTTACACTGATGGGACAGGTCTGAAGGTTGTTTTGATTACTGGCCAGAAATCTTTTGCAAAGGAACAGGAGATGCTCGTCCAGAAAAG CAGCCTGGCTGATATTGTTGTGGCTACACCAGGGCGGCTCAAGGACCACATCAGCCAGACCCCGGGGTTCAGCCTGGCACAGCTTCGCTTCCTG ATTGTAGATGAAGCTGACCGTATGATTGATGACATGCACCAGAACTGTCTGAACCAGATTGTCAAAGCTGCATTCCAAACAGAAAATGAGTCTGGctccaaaatgctttttcaaagGACAAGACCAGGACCTCTAACAGCAGCCAG cTCCTGCTACCCTCAGATACCCTTACAGAAACTGCTGTTTTCAGCCACACTGACCCAGGACCCagagaaactgcagcagctggacTTATTCCAGCCTCGCCTCTTCACATCTGtctattctgagaaaaaaactctTGGAGATGGAACAGAGACTGAACAGGATACTAATAAGAAATACACACTCCCTGAGGGGCTATCG CAATGTTACGTGCCTTGTGACCTCAATTCCAAgcctctgctgctcttgcatTTCATGCTGACAAAGAAATTTACCCGTGTCTTGTGCTTTACCAACTCCAGGGAAGCTTCTCACAG ATTGTTCCTGCTGGTTAAAGCTTTTGGTGGAGTCACTGttgctgaattttcttctcGGTTACCTCCAAATGAGAGACAGAGAACCATGAAGGAATTTGAACAAGGAAAAATACAACT GTTAATCAGCACAGATGCCACTGCACGAGGGATTGATGTTAGAGGAGTGAATTATGTCATAAACTATGATGCACCCCAGTTCATCAGGACATACATCCACAG agtTGGAAGAACAGCTCGTGCAGGAAAAGTGGGTGTTGCTTTCAGCTTGGTCCTTAGAATCCAG GAGCGTAGGTTTCTGCGGATGTTGAAGGATGCTGGCATCCAGGACATAAAGAAGCAGCCAGTGAAGGGCAACTCATTAAAGCCTTTGGTGCAGCAATATGAGGAAGCTCTCTGCAAGCTTGAGAAGACAGTCAAG AACGAGCGAGCACAGAAACGAGCCTGA
- the LOC139805309 gene encoding macrophage migration inhibitory factor-like has translation MQEHTPTPSQPPAKQREPGGWEEDLEVLQVTELLEHLNFLRKIPINTDISNQLMSFCGSTDPCAICFLYSIGKIGELENKVCSKLLCDLLNKQLKIPSDSICLPFQNVSASNLGWDTTTFV, from the exons ATGCAAGAGCACACCCCCACTCCCAGCCAGCCTCCCGCAAAGCAGAGAGAGCCCGGTGGCTGGGAGGAGGACCTGGAAGTCTTGCAGGTCACTGAGCTCTTGGAGCACCTGAACTTCCTACGCAAAA TACCTATCAATACAGATATCTCCAATCAGCTGATGTCCTTCTGTGGGTCCACAGACCCCTGTGCTATCTGCTTTCTCTACAGCATTGGCAAGATAGGGGAGCTGGAGAACAAGGTCTGCTCCAAATTGCTTTGTGACCTGCTGAACAAACAGCTGAAAATACCATCTGACAG TATCTGTCTTCCCTTTCAGAATGTGTCAGCTTCCAACCTAGGCTGGGACACCACCACCTTTGTTTGA
- the LOC139804993 gene encoding macrophage migration inhibitory factor translates to MPMFTIYTNVCKDAVPDSLLGDLTQQLAKATGKPAQYIAVHIVPDQMMSFGGSTDPCALCSLYSIGKIGGQQNKTYTKLLCDMISKHLHVSADRVYINYFDMNAANVGWNGSTFA, encoded by the exons ATGCCCATGTTCACCATCTACACCAATGTCTGCAAAGACGCCGTGCCCGACAGCCTGCTGGGCGACCTCACCCAGCAGCTGGCCAAGGCCACCGGGAAGCCCGCGCAG TACATCGCCGTGCATATCGTACCTGACCAGATGATGTCCTTCGGGGGCTCCACTGATCCCTGCGCGCTCTGCAGCCTTTACAGCATCGGCAAAATAGGCGGGCAGCAGAATAAGACTTACACCAAGCTCCTGTGTGATATGATCTCTAAGCACTTGCATGTATCTGCAGACAG GGTGTACATCAACTACTTCGACATGAACGCTGCCAATGTGGGCTGGAATGGTTCCACCTTTGCATAG
- the LOC139805188 gene encoding D-dopachrome decarboxylase: MQLGLNRKTKVLPGAGIGRGAVGESALLQAVPGAAGRAPDPRFRPAGAGLSGALGGRSGSGRRRSGVRTAMPFVELETSLPAERLPPGLAQGLCAATADILGKPAERVNVTVRSGLPMVVSGSAEPCAQLHVSSIGVVGSAEQNQRHSARFFDFLTAQLGLGPERIVIRFYPLEPWQIGKNRTVMTFL, encoded by the exons ATGCAACTGGGGTtaaacaggaaaaccaaagtTCTGCCTGGGGCTGGCATAGGGCGAGGGGCAGTGGGAGA gtCAGCCTTGCTCCAGGCTGTCCCGGGAGCGGCGGGAAGGGCACCAGACCCCCGGTTCCGCCCCGCCGGGGCTGGGCTGTCCGGGGCGCTCGGGGGGCGGAGCGGGTCCGGGCGGAGGAGGAGCGGGGTCAGAACCGCCATGCCGTTCGTGGAGCTGGAAACCAGTCTGCCGGCTGAGCGGCTGCCCCCGGGGCTGGCCCAGGGGCTCTGCGCTGCCACCGCTGACATCTTGGGCAAACCGGCGGAG CGGGTGAACGTGACGGTGCGGAGCGGGCTGCCCATGGTGGTGTCcggctctgcagagccctgtgcCCAGCTGCACGTCTCTTCCATCGGCGTGGTGGGCTCGGCGGAGCAGAACCAGCGGCACAGCGCCCGTTTCTTCGACTTCCTGACGGCCCAGCTGGGGCTCGGCCCTGAGCG GATTGTCATCCGCTTTTACCCGCTGGAGCCCTGGCAGATTGGAAAGAACAGGACAGTCATGACATTCCTGTGA